AAATGTTCTCTGCAGATCCAAAACTTATTCAGTTTGTATCTATCGGTGTAGCTCCTGCATCCATTTTAGCTGCAGTTTCATTTATCATGACAAAACAATATGGTTCAAAATCTATTGGTGGTTTTATTGTAATTGGTGGTATTATCATGTTGGCTGGAATGTCTGTGTGTTATACTATGCTTGATCAAATAGAAGACAAATATCTCACTGATGCAGTAAAAATAGTTCCTCCATTGTTTATGATTTTATCTGCTCCAGTAATTGGAACTGGAATATATTTAATTAAAAATATAAAGAAACGTCCAAAGAAAGAATTTTTTTAGATGTGATCAAATCTAAGCTCATTTCCTACATTCTTAAAGCCTAGTTTTTCATAAAATGGCTTTACATCATCTGTGCAATCCAAAATTGTCTTATAACACCCAGATTCTTTTGCAATGTGGAGCAAGAAATTCATAATTTTTGCTCCTATTTTTTGTCCTTGGAAGTTTTTATCTACAACCACATCTTCAATATGCCCTACTAGTCCGCCTTCGTGGATGAATTTTTGTTCTATTAGTAGAGTTGTTGTACCTACTATTTTTCCATTCAGTTCTGCAACAGCAATGATATGATTTGGATTTGAATTTATTTTTTCAAATATCTCTTCTGCTTTTTTAATATTGATGCTACTTGTTTTTCTTAACGAGTCAAGAGTTTTTAGAAATCCATTTTGGAGGTCTTGCTTTTGTAATTTTCTAATAATTGGCTCACTCATCTTAATTTTCAGATCTTGCCTAGTTTTTGAATATAGTCTTGATATGTTTTCTTGTATGTTGATTTATTGCCAATGTCGATAAATCCATTTTTTGTAATAAAACTATTAACAAATTTTTTTCTGTTCATGACTTTTTTAATGACATCATCCATTCCATATGGCTTGTTTTTTGGGATAAAACTCATAACTTTTGGATCCATGACATAACATCCCATATTCACATTAGCTTTAATCTCGGGTTTTTCATTCCAACTGATAACTTTTCCACTCTTTGATGTCTCAATGACTCCATAAGGTAGATTTGTTTTGTATTCATTGAGGCTCATTGTGACGAATGCTTTTTTCTTGTTGTGTTGTTTAATCATATTTCTAAGACTAAAATTGAAAATTGAATCTCCATACATACAAACAAAAGTGTCATCAATAAATTCTTCAGCTGTTTTTAATTGACCAGCGGTTGCAAGTGGTTTGTTTGAAATCGCATATTCTATATTTACCCCAAATCTTTTACCGTCTTCAAAATAATCCTCTATCGTCTTTCTGAGATAACTTACACACAATACAATTGATTTTACTCCGTTTTTCTTTGTCCAGTCTACTAGGTGCTCTAAGATTGGTTTTTCTCCCAATGGCAACATTGGCTTTGGAAGAAATGTTGTGTATGGTTGCAGTCTTGTTCCTAATCCACCAGCAAGAATTACGGCTTTCACAACTGGTATTTGAATAATGACTATTTATGTTCAAGGATGTTTTTTGACCATCTTAAACAATCTTCAATATTTTTTGTAATACGTCATCTGGTGTTTTCCCAAAAACCAAAATCATGGGTTCCTTTCCAAAATCTCCTTTGTGATAAATTATATCCGGAGTTTTTTTAGAATTTTTAATTGCATGTTTAATTCCCCATTGTATGGTGGATCCTTTGTTTTTTACATTTTTGGGTTCATCTAATCTATTATAGCTTGTCATGACGAATTTTGATTTTTTAATTTTAGAAATGGTGCTTGTTTGAAATTTTAGATTTATGGCTGAATTGATCTCAGGGAATTTTTTATTTATTACAAGTAATGCTGTTGCCACATGTTTTGATCCACCATATTCTAAATTTCCAGCTACAATTACTTTTTTTCCTGCTTTAATTATTCTTCCAGAAATTCCTAGAATGTCTTTAGTAGATTTTGGTTTTTTCTTTGCAAATACAAAATTTGTCTGACATTCTGGAATGTTTTTGTAGATATTTTTCATCGCTACAAATTTGTTAATTGATTCTGATAATTGTGAAATGTATTTGTCTTCTAGAACATCTGTAATTACTATTCCACGTCCCAAATTTTTTGCATTTTTAATTGAATTGAAAGTGAATTCTTTTGCAAATTTTACTGATTCTTTGATGTTTTTCTTTTTTGCCAGTGAATAGATTATTGCTGCCGAATAATTGCATCCACTTCCGTGATTGATACTATCAATTTTATTACTATAAATTGCATATTTGGTATTTTTTTCTAGAACAAAATCTGAAATTTTGTTGTTTTTAGTCTCTATTCCAGTAATGACTACATTTTTTGCTCCCATTTTCTGAATCTTTTGTGCAATTTTATTTGGGGGATTTTTTAAATCTATTTTTGAATTTGATAAAATTTCGGCCTCAAATTTATTGGGTGATATGACTGTCGCAAGTGGAACAATTAATTTTTTAAAATCTTTTATTGCAGATTTTTCAATTAAATCCCCTCCAGTAGTTGATCTAATTACGGGGTCAACTACAATGGGAATTTTCAACTTCTTTAATCTATTATGAATAACTTTCATGATTCTGGAATTATACACCATTCCAATTTTTATCCCATCAACTTTAAAATCAAAAAAAACCTTGTCTAACTGATTTTTTAAAATTTCGTCTGAAACTGGTTCTACCATTCCAAATGATGATGTATTTTGTCCAGTAATTGCAGTAATTACAGTTAATCCATGTGCCTTTAATGTTGAAAATACTTTAATGTCGCTTTGGATTCCTGCCCCTGATGATGGATCAGATCCTCCAATTGATAATAAATTCATTACATTTTCTTGTTGTTTGTCCTAATCTATATTTCCTTTAATTCTTGAATTTCTTTTTTAATTTTTAATATCTGTTTTATACTTCATACACCTACATAGAATCAATGACGAAATTTCCTTTTGTTGATGATACTATCCCCAAAGAATTAAGGTGTAGTACTTGCTTGTTACCAATGCAGTATCAAACAAAAAAAGATGAAAAGTTTCTTTGGCAATGTTTCAAGTGTGGCAAAAAATTTCTAGTGTCTGAAAATAATGACGATGCTGTTGAAGAGAGTTGGAGTCCTCCAAGGTAATTCACATGTCTGATATTGAATTCTTAAAATCTGAGAATCAAAGACTGCGAACTTACATATCATTAGTTCTAGCAGAAAATGAATTAATTCAACGTGTATCTGAAATTAGAGAAAATTTTACAAATTCGTCTGAATCTGAGCATATTATTGAGCCTATTTTGAGAAGAATTGATAAAATAAAATCTGAAAAACTGATTTTAGAAAATGATTTGAAAATAAAATAGATGGTTATGATGACGCTTGATTTACACAATCAAACGAACAAAACTCATCTTTCATACTGTAAAATTCTCTACCACAATGTCTGCATTCCCTACTTGTTCTCATATGAATATAATACCAATTATTACATATAAGATCGATCATTTTTCTTAATATAATGCTAAGAGGAATGCAATACTCTAGTATGTTATGTAATTCTCAGATTGTTTAAATCAGGGAAATCCCCTACAATACACTATGGCAACTCAAATGACTGCTGCACGACGTGGAGTTGCCACTGATCAAATGAAACAAGTTGCAAAAGATGAAGATGTTTCACTTGACTGGTTAATTCCAAAAATTGCACGTGGCTCAATAATTATTCCTAGCAATAATGAACGACCGCAAAAGATTCACAATGTTGGAATTGGTAAAGGACTAAAAACCAAAGTCAATGTTAACATTGGAACTTCCACATTGAATGTGAATTTGGATGAAGAAATTGAAAAAGCTAAAGTTGCAATAAAATATCATGCTGACACCATTATGGATTTAAGTGATGGAGGGGATGTAAAAAAAATCAGACAAACTCTCTTAGAAGCTGCACCTATTACTTTTGGAACAGTTCCAATTTATGAAGCATACAATTATGGTGTTGAATATCATAAAAATCCTCTAAATCTAACAGAGGATGATTATCTTAATGCATTTGAAAATAATGCAAAAGATGGTGTTGATTATACTACAATTCATTGTGGGATTACAAAAGATATTGCAAAACGAATTCTGAAAGTTCAAAGATACGGTGGTGTTGTTAGTAAAGGTGGTACCATCACTGCAGCTTGGATGCTAAAACATGATAAAGAAAATCCATACTTGACTCATTATGATTATCTTATTGAAATTGCAAAAAAATATGATGTTACATTTAGCCTCGGAGATGCACTAAGACCAGGCTCTATTTTAGATTCTCATGATGAGTTACAAGTTCAAGAGATGATCAATATCTCTCAACTAACAAAACGTGCTCATGAGCAAGACATTCAAGTAATGGTTGAAGGACCAGGCCATGTTCCATTAAATGAAGTTGCTGCAAATGTTAGATTGGCAAAATCTCTAATTGGGGATGTGCCCTACTATGTACTTGGTCCACTAGTTACTGATATTGCATCAGGTCATGATCATATTGCAAGTGCAATTGGTGCTGCAGTTTCTGCAAGTGAAGGAGTAGATCTACTATGTTATCTTACACCTTCTGAGCATTTAGCATTACCAAATACTGAAGAAGTAAAAGCTGGATTAATTGCATATCGAATTGCAGCTCATGCTGGTGATCTTGTCAAAATACGTGATAAGGTCATTAAATGGGATATGGAAATGACTGAAGCAAGACGTACACTTGATTGGGAAAAACAACTTGCATTATCCATTGATCCTGAAGAAGCAGCTAGAATCCATAGTAGAACAGGACAACATCCCGGAAATAATGTTCCATGTACCATGTGTGGTGGCGCATGTGTGTATATGATGTTGCCACAGCAAAAAAAATATGAAAAAGAAAACAAAAACCTACAACAAGTTGAGTAAAACTTTATCTAGACTTGGAACTGTTTCATAATTTTCCAACTCTTCTATACCAATCCATTTGAATTCTGAATTCTCCCAGTTTAATTTTATTGTGGGATTTTTCACTTCAAACAAAAATGGAAATATTTCCCATTCGTGATTTTCATATTGTGGTGAATTTACTCGCATTTCGTCTGCTGATTTGATTAATGTAATTTTATCTTCAGTAATTCCAACTTCCTCAAAAATTTCAATCTTTGCCCTTGCTAATGGTTCCTCATTTTTCTCAATAATCCCACTGATTCCTGCCCAAAGACCTTTCATGGACTTTACTTTATCACTTCTCTTTAGAAGTAGAAGTTTATCGTTATCTCTAATAAAAGAAGTGACAATCTTCGTTGAGCGCATATCTATTATTTTTCAACGACTTTTACCATTTTTGTTAATTTTTTATATGATTCATTAATGTCAGTGTGCTTGGCTAGTCTTTCTTGACACTCTTTGATGTAGTTGATTACTTCTTCAGTCTTTGATTCCTGTACTGCAGTAAGTAGTCTACCTATGTCTTTCCAAAGCTCTTCTGCAACCCTTCGAATTTCTGGATTTGCAATAATAGTTTCAATAAGTTCTGGAGATTCAGTCATGATGCTTTCGGCTAATGTTTTTTGAACTCTAAATGTAGTGCCTGACATCTTTTCTGTTAGGAGCATCTTTTCATCTTTTGAAATGATATTTGCAAATACTAAGTTCATCAAATGAGTTAATCCCAAAATCACTGCAATCTTTTTGTCATGCTCTACTGCATCAATCGTGACAAAGTTTGCCCCTTCAAATAATGACTTTGCAACTGTGAGTTCTTTCTTTGCATCTTTTATAGGAACTGAAATAATATTTTGACCTTTGATCGTTTTTACACCTGGTCCAAACATTGGGTGAATACAAATTGGGTTGATCTTTGCAGGCATCTTTGATAATGATGAAACTACTTTTGATTTTTCTGATGAAATCTCAATGAGGTATGTTCCTCTTTTCATCTCTTTTGCAATTAATCTAATAATCTCCGGTGTTCTTCTAGTTGGTGTACATAATACTACATAATCTGCTTTAAGAATGGCACCTACTAGAGAATCTGATTCAATTATGTCTTTTCCGCCTATCTTTGATTCTGAATCATAACCTGTAACCTCAAATCCTTTTGACGCAAAATATTTTGAAAACCATTGTCCCATTTGACCGCCGGCACCAATCACTGTAACTTTTTTCATCTATTCTCACTCATAATATTACCAAGTATATTCATTCCGTCAATTAGTGTTTTTTCTTCTTGACATGCTGAAATTCTAATGAAATTTTTGTAATCCCCAAAACCCTCTCCTGGAGCAACTGCTAATCCTTTCTCTAGCGTATCATTTGCAAATTTTACTCCGTCAAATCCTTCTTGATTAATTCGGGCAAAGAGATACATTGCACCATCTGGGGAAACAAAATCTAATCCCAAATCTTTTGCTTTTTGTTCCAATACATTTAGTCTATTCTGTACAGTATTAGTATTGTTGGATATGTCTGCTTCAAGTGCCTTCATAGCAACATATTGGATAGGCTCTGACACATTTGTGAGGCACAAAGCCTCTAATTTTGACATTTTTTCAATTATTTTCTTATCAGCTATGGCATATCCTATTCTAAATCCTGTCATAGCATGGGATTTTGAGAATGATTGTGTTATGATGCTTTTATCATAATTGTAACTTAGAATACTTTTCCATTCTTTTTTAGCATATTCTGAATAGATCTCGTCACTTAACACAAAGAGATTATTTTCTCTTGCAATTTCTACTATGTTGTCTTGAAGTTTTTCTGGTAATATTTTTCCTGTTGGATTATTTGGATAGTTTAGTACTATTAACTTTGTATTCTGATTTATGACATTTCTGATTTGCTCAACTGATGGCTCCCATTTTTCTTCCAGTGTTGTATTGATTGTTCTGACTTTAATTCCCGCATTGAGTGCACAATCTTTGTATGCAGGCCATGCAGGCTCGATTACAATCATTTCATCACCTGGATTAAGAAGAGTAGAGATTGCTGTAAATATTGAAAACCTAGCTCCTGGACTAACTATGATGTTGTCTTGAGTTACTTTGGCATTGAATTTTTTAGTTACATAATTTGCAAGTGCCTCTCTGAAACTAGGCATTCCTTTAGATTGGCCATACTTTACAAATCCTTTATTGAAAACTTCTTCTAATGCTTTTTTTACAATTTGAGGTGGCATGAAATCTGGTTCGCCCACTTCCATGTGGATAATTTTTTTCCCTTGCTGTTCAAGTGATTTTGCTTTTAAGAAAATTGATAGATGTGTTTGTTTGTTACCTGATTGAACTTTTATTGATTCATTTAAAAGAAAATTTAAAAATTTAGTTGCAATTGACTCATCAAATTCTAATTCTTTGCACAGTTTGATTACTTTTGCTCGTAAATTATCTTCTCTCTTTTCATCGGTAATTCCCTTACCAATGCTTTTTTTTAACTCCCCAATTTTTTCAGCAATTTCAGTTCTTGTTTTTAGTAACTCTATCATTTCTAGAGTGACTTCATCCATCCTATTGCGGAGCTCATCAATATCTGCCATTTTATTACAAAACTGGTTTTATTATGCCTGAAATTAGTGCATGATCTGCTATAGTTAAGGCTACAAGTGAGTCTACTACTGGTGGTGCTCTAGGCACTACACATGGATCATGTCTTCCTTTCACCTGAAGTATGGCTTCTTTCTTTGTTTTAATATCTACTGTACTTTGTTTTTGTGCAATTGATGATGCTGGCTTGAATGCAATTCTCATGGTAATTGGCATTCCGTTTGAAATTCCCCCCAGAATGCCTCCTGAATTATTTGTCTTTGTAGTGATTTTCCCTTTCTTTATTGTATAAAGATCATTATTCTCTGAGCCAAATAATTCTGAACCTCTAAATCCTGAACCAAATTCTATTCCTTTGACAGATGGAATTGAAAATATTGCTTTACTCAAATCTGATTCTAATGAGCTAAAGATTGGTTCTCCTAATCCAACTGGAACTTTAGTTGTAGTTGATTCAATTATTCCTCCAAGTGAATCTCCCTTCTTTCTAGCATTCAATATTGCTTCTCTCATCTTCTTTGCAGTTTTATCTTCAGGACATCTTACCTCATTTCTATAAATTGATTTTATCATTTTTTCATTAAATTCTCTTTCCATCTTTATTTTTCCAATCTGTGTTGTATAGGAATTTGTCTCAACACCTAATGCTACTTTGAGTAATTTTCTTGCAATTGCACCGCCCATAACATGCGTTGCCGTTAATCTTCCTGAAAATCTTCCTCCTCCTCTATGATCATTATAGTGATTATACTTTATCATTGCAGTGTAATCTGAATGACCCGGTCTAAGCTTTGTTCTCAAGTTTTCATAATCTTTTGATTTTTGATCACTATTCCAAATTATCATTGTGATTGGAGCTCCTGTTGTGTGTCCTCTAAAAACCCCTGAAATAATTTCTACAACATCACCTTCTTTTCTCTGTGTTGAAATTAAATTCTGACCCGGCTTTCTCAGATCCAGCATTTTTTGAATGTCTTTTTCATCAATTTCTAAACCTGCTGGGCATCCATCTAAAACAGCACCAATTGATTTTCCATGACTTTCACCAAAACTTGTTAGAACAAGGCGCTGGCCAATTGAACTTCCGGGCAACATTCAAACAAAGTTAAATGATGCTTATAATTCCTCATTCTGTATTTTTTACAATTTTTAAGCTGAAAGATTCCATGTAAGCCTATTCATGACTGAATAAAATTTATAAAAAATACTATAATTTAATGAAATAATTATAATATAATCTTAAATATAATAATAACATATATGATATATGCGAAATCGTGTAAATTCTAACAAATAGTTTGCGCGGCTCTGCGAAAAAGACATGTTATCTACGCAAAAGCGTTGTGGGTGAGGAGAATGCTTTTCACTCTATACAGAGTCGCGCCTTTTACCCTTAAAGTTAATTTTTTGAAAAATATTTTTACTGACTGTGTATTTTAGCCCCTAGTCGATTCATTTCTGAAATAAAATCTGGATATGATACATTCACTGATTCTGGATCTGTAATTATACAATCCCCAACAAACATTCCTGCAATACAGAATGCCATGAATAATCTATGATCATTTTCTGAATTTAATTTAGCTCCAACAAGTTTTTCTGACGATTCTAAAACTAATCCGTCTTCGTTTTCTTGAATCTTGATTCCTATTTTTACTAACTCTCTTGCAATTATTGCAATTCTATCTGTTTCTTTTAGTCTTGCATGTTTTACATTTACAATCTCTATTGGCGTTGATGATTTTAATGCTAGAATTGAAAGTGGAGGAAGAAGATCTGGGGAGTTACTCAAATCAAATTTACCACCTCTTAATTTTTCAGGAGATTCAATCTTGATTTGCTCATCGTCCATCATTATAGTTACCCCTAATTGTTCAAGTATGTCAATAAATACCTCATCACCTTGTGGTAAATTTCCAATATTACCTTTGATTGTTACATCTTTACCATTTAACACTACAGCTGATAGTAGTAATGCTAGACTTGAAAAATCAATTGGAACTACAAATGTGGCACTGTTGTAAATTTGTGGAGAAATATTGTATCTTTTGTAAGGGATTGATGTTTGAACAGAGACTCCGAACTTTCTCATAGTTGCAATTGTTGCATCAAGATATGGTTTTGAAACTAGATTTCCTTCAATTGTTAAATTGATTCCTTTATCAGTTAAAGGGGCACAAATTAACAAAGATGAAATGAATTGACTAGAAAAATTTCCTGGAATAGATA
The window above is part of the Nitrosopumilus sp. genome. Proteins encoded here:
- the thiD gene encoding bifunctional hydroxymethylpyrimidine kinase/phosphomethylpyrimidine kinase, whose product is MNLLSIGGSDPSSGAGIQSDIKVFSTLKAHGLTVITAITGQNTSSFGMVEPVSDEILKNQLDKVFFDFKVDGIKIGMVYNSRIMKVIHNRLKKLKIPIVVDPVIRSTTGGDLIEKSAIKDFKKLIVPLATVISPNKFEAEILSNSKIDLKNPPNKIAQKIQKMGAKNVVITGIETKNNKISDFVLEKNTKYAIYSNKIDSINHGSGCNYSAAIIYSLAKKKNIKESVKFAKEFTFNSIKNAKNLGRGIVITDVLEDKYISQLSESINKFVAMKNIYKNIPECQTNFVFAKKKPKSTKDILGISGRIIKAGKKVIVAGNLEYGGSKHVATALLVINKKFPEINSAINLKFQTSTISKIKKSKFVMTSYNRLDEPKNVKNKGSTIQWGIKHAIKNSKKTPDIIYHKGDFGKEPMILVFGKTPDDVLQKILKIV
- the aroA gene encoding 3-phosphoshikimate 1-carboxyvinyltransferase; this encodes MSCKIEKSSITGEIICPANKSYTHRAIFLASLAGNNSKVENVLLSADTRATIEACRKFGAEIETSNSSIIVKNPINLSTKVPEINTENSGTTIRIASGIASLFSQEITLTGDASLQKRPMQPLLDALTNIGAHCTSTNGNPPITIKGKITGGNVSIPGNFSSQFISSLLICAPLTDKGINLTIEGNLVSKPYLDATIATMRKFGVSVQTSIPYKRYNISPQIYNSATFVVPIDFSSLALLLSAVVLNGKDVTIKGNIGNLPQGDEVFIDILEQLGVTIMMDDEQIKIESPEKLRGGKFDLSNSPDLLPPLSILALKSSTPIEIVNVKHARLKETDRIAIIARELVKIGIKIQENEDGLVLESSEKLVGAKLNSENDHRLFMAFCIAGMFVGDCIITDPESVNVSYPDFISEMNRLGAKIHSQ
- a CDS encoding GNAT family N-acetyltransferase, encoding MSEPIIRKLQKQDLQNGFLKTLDSLRKTSSINIKKAEEIFEKINSNPNHIIAVAELNGKIVGTTTLLIEQKFIHEGGLVGHIEDVVVDKNFQGQKIGAKIMNFLLHIAKESGCYKTILDCTDDVKPFYEKLGFKNVGNELRFDHI
- a CDS encoding nucleotidyltransferase family protein encodes the protein MKAVILAGGLGTRLQPYTTFLPKPMLPLGEKPILEHLVDWTKKNGVKSIVLCVSYLRKTIEDYFEDGKRFGVNIEYAISNKPLATAGQLKTAEEFIDDTFVCMYGDSIFNFSLRNMIKQHNKKKAFVTMSLNEYKTNLPYGVIETSKSGKVISWNEKPEIKANVNMGCYVMDPKVMSFIPKNKPYGMDDVIKKVMNRKKFVNSFITKNGFIDIGNKSTYKKTYQDYIQKLGKI
- a CDS encoding prephenate dehydrogenase; protein product: MKKVTVIGAGGQMGQWFSKYFASKGFEVTGYDSESKIGGKDIIESDSLVGAILKADYVVLCTPTRRTPEIIRLIAKEMKRGTYLIEISSEKSKVVSSLSKMPAKINPICIHPMFGPGVKTIKGQNIISVPIKDAKKELTVAKSLFEGANFVTIDAVEHDKKIAVILGLTHLMNLVFANIISKDEKMLLTEKMSGTTFRVQKTLAESIMTESPELIETIIANPEIRRVAEELWKDIGRLLTAVQESKTEEVINYIKECQERLAKHTDINESYKKLTKMVKVVEK
- a CDS encoding aminotransferase class I/II-fold pyridoxal phosphate-dependent enzyme codes for the protein MADIDELRNRMDEVTLEMIELLKTRTEIAEKIGELKKSIGKGITDEKREDNLRAKVIKLCKELEFDESIATKFLNFLLNESIKVQSGNKQTHLSIFLKAKSLEQQGKKIIHMEVGEPDFMPPQIVKKALEEVFNKGFVKYGQSKGMPSFREALANYVTKKFNAKVTQDNIIVSPGARFSIFTAISTLLNPGDEMIVIEPAWPAYKDCALNAGIKVRTINTTLEEKWEPSVEQIRNVINQNTKLIVLNYPNNPTGKILPEKLQDNIVEIARENNLFVLSDEIYSEYAKKEWKSILSYNYDKSIITQSFSKSHAMTGFRIGYAIADKKIIEKMSKLEALCLTNVSEPIQYVAMKALEADISNNTNTVQNRLNVLEQKAKDLGLDFVSPDGAMYLFARINQEGFDGVKFANDTLEKGLAVAPGEGFGDYKNFIRISACQEEKTLIDGMNILGNIMSENR
- the aroC gene encoding chorismate synthase — protein: MLPGSSIGQRLVLTSFGESHGKSIGAVLDGCPAGLEIDEKDIQKMLDLRKPGQNLISTQRKEGDVVEIISGVFRGHTTGAPITMIIWNSDQKSKDYENLRTKLRPGHSDYTAMIKYNHYNDHRGGGRFSGRLTATHVMGGAIARKLLKVALGVETNSYTTQIGKIKMEREFNEKMIKSIYRNEVRCPEDKTAKKMREAILNARKKGDSLGGIIESTTTKVPVGLGEPIFSSLESDLSKAIFSIPSVKGIEFGSGFRGSELFGSENNDLYTIKKGKITTKTNNSGGILGGISNGMPITMRIAFKPASSIAQKQSTVDIKTKKEAILQVKGRHDPCVVPRAPPVVDSLVALTIADHALISGIIKPVL
- the thiC gene encoding phosphomethylpyrimidine synthase ThiC, with amino-acid sequence MATQMTAARRGVATDQMKQVAKDEDVSLDWLIPKIARGSIIIPSNNERPQKIHNVGIGKGLKTKVNVNIGTSTLNVNLDEEIEKAKVAIKYHADTIMDLSDGGDVKKIRQTLLEAAPITFGTVPIYEAYNYGVEYHKNPLNLTEDDYLNAFENNAKDGVDYTTIHCGITKDIAKRILKVQRYGGVVSKGGTITAAWMLKHDKENPYLTHYDYLIEIAKKYDVTFSLGDALRPGSILDSHDELQVQEMINISQLTKRAHEQDIQVMVEGPGHVPLNEVAANVRLAKSLIGDVPYYVLGPLVTDIASGHDHIASAIGAAVSASEGVDLLCYLTPSEHLALPNTEEVKAGLIAYRIAAHAGDLVKIRDKVIKWDMEMTEARRTLDWEKQLALSIDPEEAARIHSRTGQHPGNNVPCTMCGGACVYMMLPQQKKYEKENKNLQQVE
- a CDS encoding NUDIX domain-containing protein; translated protein: MRSTKIVTSFIRDNDKLLLLKRSDKVKSMKGLWAGISGIIEKNEEPLARAKIEIFEEVGITEDKITLIKSADEMRVNSPQYENHEWEIFPFLFEVKNPTIKLNWENSEFKWIGIEELENYETVPSLDKVLLNLL